Proteins co-encoded in one Setaria viridis chromosome 9, Setaria_viridis_v4.0, whole genome shotgun sequence genomic window:
- the LOC117836404 gene encoding chromatin-remodeling ATPase INO80 — protein MDPRRAPPRGGGANGGGGGGLSYSALFNLEPLLNFRVPVPEDLARYGHSSPNGSGSSEGHGSLLDQYNGINDASHGLHRKRKRHLDGASDDDEADGYSNRITEEHYRTMLSEHVQKYRRSKFKEGAFGSDPPRVASPQIKDKNGGKKTMKHISDFRNVATLDEVEASHEYSGIECIKTYGGFNKLVASLDSTYLDMGDNIRYSIPEGYDKLASSLNLPVSSDIRVEEHFLKGMLDLRTLAAMLGTDQKFEASNRGGLSEPLPQFESLQERVKVQKFSLQVTEDPFAIPEGAAGRIRRFIISEAGNLQVHYVKVLEKGDTYEIIERSLPKKQIIKKEPSVIVKEEAEKTYKLWQSLATKSIPKHHRNFNALLKKRQVDAKRFSDSCQREVKLKVSRSLKLMRCAAIRTRKLARDMLIFWKRVDKEQYELRKKEEREAAEALKREEELREAKRQQQRLNFLLSQTELYSHFMQNKTGASAPPDEEDVPDEDEEEDPEEAQLKREALRAAQHAVSQQKMKTNAFDSEIVRLRQTSESGLPTDDSSSMDPSKIDLLHPSTMPEKSSVQTPELFKGVLKEYQLKGLQWLVNCYEQGLNGILADEMGLGKTVQAMAFLSHLAEDKNIWGPFLVVAPASVVNNWAEELIRFCPDLKILPYWGPERIVLRKNINPKRLYRRDASFHILITNYQILVNEEKLLRRVKWQYMVLDEAQAIKSSSSQRWKTLLSFNCRNRLLLTGTPIQNNMAELWALLHFIMPTLFDSHEQFNEWFSKGIEGHAEHGGALNEHQLSRLHAILKPFMLRRVKIDVIAEMTKKKEEIVPCKLSSRQQVFYQAIKNKISLNELLDGSRGNLNDKKLLSLMNIVMQLRKVCNHPELFERNEGSSYFYFADIPNSLLSPPFGELQDVYYAGKRNPITFEIPKLVYEGIIRNMEISGNGCGFRSGYLNRLFNIFLPSNIHCSAIPEASSSDVSVLSSGVFGFTRLSNISPVEASFLATSSLFERLAFLAMQLNRNYTDEIMDAFIDSEGPDVFSQNDSTSIRAVARLLSSTKTKPSFLRTKIGTGPGDCPYEALVLSHHDRLASNIRLLRSAYAFIPPARAPPINVWCADRNFAYKFTDEMHDPWAKKLFLGFARTSEFNGPRQPAGLHPLIQELHTDLPVLEPMLQLPYRIFGSSPPMSNFDPAKMLTDSGKLHTLDMLLRRLRAEGHRVLLFAQMTKMLDILEDYMNFRKFKYFRLDGSSAISDRRDMVRDFQNRNDVFVFLLSTRAGGLGINLTAADTVIFYEIDWNPTQDQQAMDRTHRLGQTKEVTVYRLICKDTIEEKILQRAKQKNAVQELVMKGKHVQDDHLMRQEDVVSLLLDDTQIAHKLKEISMQAKDRQKKRRAKGIKVDKEGDLTLEDLDDATAEAVDQDNATNKKKKSSHKKHSRTHDNDNVDKNGEAPTGGDLTGSGHAENEQIAEPRPKRSKRLMKGMSDDKEPAAAADHEKPADEVENHTGHEYDDTEEVQDGVKSTE, from the exons ATggacccgcgccgcgcccccccgcgcggcgggggcgccaacggcggcggcggcggcgggctctcCTACTCCGCGCTATTCAACCTCGAG CCTTTGCTGAACTTCAGGGTTCCTGTACCAGAAGATCTTGCCCGCTATGGGCATAGCAGCCCGAATGGGAGTGGAAGCAGCGAAG gtcATGGATCTTTGTTGGATCAGTACAACGGTATAAATGATGCTTCCCATGGCCTGCATCGGAAGCGTAAAAGGCATCTGGATGGTgctagtgatgatgatgaggcagATGGATATAGTAACCGAATAACAGAGGAGCACTACCGTACAATGCTCAGTGAACATGTCCAGAAGTACAGGAGGTCAAAGTTCAAGGAGGGTGCTTTTGGTTCTGATCCTCCTCGTGTGGCAAGTCCCCAAATAAAAGACAAAAATGGTGGTAAAAAAACTATGAAGCACATAAGCGATTTCAGGAATGTTGCAACATTGGATGAAGTAGAAGCCTCACATGAGTACAGTGGGATAGAATGTATTAAAACCTATGGTGGTTTTAATAAGCTTGTAGCGTCCCTTGATTCCACCTATTTAGATATGGGGGATAATATACGCTACTCAATTCCGGAGGGTTATGATAAGTTAGCATCATCCCTTAATCTGCCTGTTTCTTCTGATATACGCGTCGAGGAACACTTCTTAAAGGGCATGCTAGATTTGCGCACCCTAGCAGCAATGCTTGGTACTGACCAAAAGTTCGAGGCTTCCAATCGTGGTGGATTATCTGAACCTCTGCCACAGTTTGAATCTCTTCAGGAAAGGGTAAAGGTGCAGAAATTTTCTCTTCAAGTTACTGAGGACCCCTTTGCAATCCCAGAAGGAGCAGCTGGGAGAATACGGAGGTTTATTATATCAGAAGCTGGCAATTTGCAGGTTCATTATGTTAAAGTCTTGGAAAAAGGAGATACATATGAG ATTATCGAGCGTAGCTTACCAAAGAAGCAAATAATAAAGAAGGAACCTTCTGTAATCGTGAAAGAAGAGGCCGAAAAAACTTACAAACTATGGCAGTCTCTTGCTACCAAAAGCATCCCAAAGCATCACAGGAATTTCAATGCTTTGCTGAAGAAACGGCAAGTAGATGCGAAGCGCTTCTCTGATAGTTGCCAACGGGAG GTAAAACTCAAAGTAAGCCGGTCACTGAAACTGATGAGATGTGCTGCAATACGTACAAGGAAGCTGGCTAGGGATATGCTGATATTTTGGAAAAGAGTAGACAAAGAGCAG TATGAgttaaggaaaaaagaagaaagagaagctgCTGAAGCTTTGAAGCGTGAGGAGGAGCTACGTGAAGCAAAAAGACAGCAACAGAGGCTAAACTTTCTGCTTTCACAAACAGAGCTTTATAGTCATTTCATGCAAAACAAGACTGGTGCCTCAGCACCGCCTGATGAGGAAGATGTccctgatgaagatgaggaagaagatcCTGAGGAGGCTCAATTAAAGCGAGAGGCCTTGAGAGCAGCTCAGCATGCTGTCTCTCAACAAAAGATGAAGACAAATGCATTTGATAGTGAAATTGTGAGGCTTCGTCAGACTTCCGAGTCTGGTCTTCCAACTGATGATTCATCTAGCATGGACCCAAGCAAGATTGATTTATTACACCC TTCAACAATGCCTGAGAAGTCATCTGTGCAGACACCGGAGTTGTTTAAGGGTGTATTAAAAGAGTATCAGTTAAAGGGCTTACAGTGGCTGGTTAATTGTTATGAGCAG GGGTTGAATGGCATTCTTGCTGATGAGATGGGTCTTGGCAAAACCGTTCAGGCTATGGCATTCCTGTCTCATTTGGCTGAG GACAAAAATATATGGGGCCCCTTTCTTGTGGTGGCTCCTGCATCTGTTGTGAATAATTGGGCTGAGGAGTTGATTAGATTCTGCCCTGACCTAAAGATACTTCCTTACTGGGGCCCAGAGAGGATAGTTCTCCGGAAGAATATCAACCCCAAGCGTCTTTATCGCAG AGATGCTAGCTTCCACATTCTTATTACAAACTATCAGATACTTGTGAATGAAGAGAAGCTTTTGAGACGTGTTAAGTGGCAATACATGGTGCTGGATGAGGCCCAGGCTATAAAAAGTTCAAGCAG CCAGCGCTGGAAGACATTGCTGAGCTTTAACTGTAGAAATCGTTTGCTGCTCACTGGGACACCGATACAGAATAATATGGCTGAGTTATGGGCACTTCTTCATTTCATCATGCCCACACTATTTGACAGCCATGAACAATTCAACGAGTGGTTCTCAAAGGG TATTGAGGGTCATGCTGAGCATGGGGGAGCTTTGAATGAACATCAGCTTAGTCGACTG CATGCAATTTTGAAGCCCTTTATGCTGCGCCGGGTTAAGATTGATGTCATCGCTGAAATgaccaaaaagaaagaagaaattgtCCCCTGCAAATTGAGTTCTCGTCAGCAAGTCTTCTATCAAGCCATAAAAAATAAGATATCTCTTAATGAGCTGCTTGATGGAAGTCGCGGCAATCTAAATGATAAGAAGTTACTTAGCCTGATGAATATTGTCATGCAGCTACGGAAG GTCTGCAATCACCCGGAGCTGTTTGAGCGCAATGAGGGAAGTTCTTACTTTTACTTTGCTGATATCCCAAACTCACTTCTCTCTCCCCCGTTTGGGGAATTACAAGATGTATATTATGCCGGCAAGAGAAATCCTATAACGTTTGAG ATTCCAAAGTTAGTGTATGAGGGAATCATCCGCAACATGGAAATTTCTGGAAACGGCTGTGGATTTCGGAGTGGATATTTGAACAGGCtgtttaatatatttttgcccAGCAATATCCATTGTTCAGCCATTCCAGAAGCTAGTTCATCAGATGTGTCTGTTCTATCATCTGGTGTATTTGGCTTTACGCGTTTATCAAATATATCCCCAGTTGAAGCTTCCTTCTTGGCCACTTCTTCATTGTTTGAGAGACTAGCATTTTTAGCAATGCAATTGAATAGGAACTACACTGATGAAATTATGGATGCATTCATTGATTCAGAAGGTCCTGATGTCTTTAGTCAGAATGATTCCACAAGCATTCGTGCAGTTGCTCGATTGCTTTCTTCTACAAAGACCAAGCCCAGTTTTCTTAGAACAAAGATTGGAACTGGCCCAGGTGATTGCCCATATGAAGCACTGGTGCTTTCTCATCATGACAGGCTTGCATCGAACATAAGGCTTCTTCGTTCAGCATATGCTTTTATTCCGCCAGCTAGAGCACCGCCT ATAAATGTTTGGTGTGCCGATAGAAATTTTGCCTACAAGTTCACCGATGAGATGCATGATCCTTGGGCCAAGAAACTGTTCCTGGGATTTGCTCGTACTTCCGAGTTCAATGGTCCTAGACAACCAGCTGGTCTCCATCCTCTGATACAAGAACTACATACTGATTTGCCCGTACTTGAGCCGATGCTGCAGCTACCCTATAGGATATTTGGGTCTTCTCCGCCGATGAGTAATTTTGATCCAGCTAAAATGCTCACT GATTCTGGGAAGCTCCACACCTTAGATATGCTATTACGGCGCCTTCGAGCTGAAGGTCATCGTGTGCTCCTTTTTGCTCAGATGACTAAAATGTTGGACATCCTTGAG GATTACATGAATTTCAGAAAATTCAAGTACTTCAGACTTGATGGGTCTTCTGCAATCTCGGACCGTCGTGACATGGTCCGAGATTTCCAGAATAG GAATGATGTATTTGTTTTCTTGTTAAGCACAAGAGCTGGTGGGCTTGGTATAAATTTGACCGCTGCTGATACAGTTATTTTTTATGAAATTGACTGGAATCCAACTCAAGATCAGCAGGCAATGGATAGAACACACAGACTTGGTCAGACAAAAGAG GTAACTGTGTATAGACTTATATGCAAAGATACTATTGAGGAGAAAATATTGCAAAGAGCAAAGCAAAAAAATGCAGTGCAAGAGTTGGTCATGAAGGGGAAACATGTCCAGGACGATCATTTGATGAGACAAGAGGATGTTGTTTCATTACTTCTTGATGACACACAAATTGCACATAAGTTGAAAGAAATATCCATGCAG GCAAAGGATCGACAAAAGAAAAGACGAGCGAAGGGCATCAAGGTCGACAAAGAAGGAGATTTAACACTAGAGGACTTGGATGATGCTACTGCAGAAGCTGTAGATCAAGATAACGCAACCAACAAAAAG AAAAAGAGCTCACACAAGAAACATTCGAGGACACATGATAATGACAATGTGGACAAGAACGGAGAGGCCCCTACAGGAGGTGATCTTACAGGGAGTGGTCACGCAGAAAATGAACAAATTGCTGAACCAAGGCCTAAAAGATCAAAAAGGCTGATGAAGGGCATGAGTGATGATAAGgaaccagctgctgctgctgatcatGAGAAACCAGCAGATGAAGTGGAAAATCACACAGGCCATGAATATGATGATACAGAAGAGGTGCAAGACGGAGTGAAATCTACTGAATGA
- the LOC117835069 gene encoding F-box protein At5g49610 produces the protein MAKRSKNRRRRNQAAARLTDDLIVQILSRLPVKSLCRCKCVSTRWRGLISHPDHRRRLPQTLAGLFYITENPGRFPAEARHFTNIWDWERRRQSPPLICPSLSFIPGHEHISIQDSCNGLLLCRRPESTSFDVFCYVVCNPATESWVVLPHSGSGGKFRAAWLGFDPAVSSHFHVFEFVDKYRGLVAGMEIYSSQTGSWSYKESQWNFRTSILGDESGLFFNGLLHLVIAQFAIVAVDVEGEKWWMTTSPEHVNPMFGWDPGFVGRYQDRLCYINQDDYDNYMSIWVLENYATEDWILKHRVSIRRLTEKIITPPSNYHVITIHPDCNWILYAAGWDQTLMAYDVDHEEVHVIRNLGSDSSVPYIPYVPLYSGSLTDGH, from the coding sequence ATGGCGAAGAGGTCTAAGAACAGGAGGCGGAGAAACCAGGCGGCGGCCAGGCTCACCGACGATCTCATTGTGCAGATACTGTCGCGGCTGCCCGTCAAATCGCTCTGTCGCTGCAAGTGCGTCTCCACTCGCTGGCGCGGCCTCATCTCCCACCCCGACCACCGCAGGAGGCTCCCCCAGACCCTCGCCGGCTTATTCTACATCACCGAGAACCCCGGGCGTTTCCCCGCAGAAGCTCGTCATTTCACCAATATCTGGGACTGGGAGAGACGCCGCCAGTCTCCTCCTCTTATCTGCCCCTCTTTGTCCTTCATACCCGGCCACGAGCACATTAGCATACAGGACTCCTGCAATGGCCTTCTTCTCTGCCGTCGCCCCGAGAGCACTTCCTTCGACGTGTTCTGCTACGTAGTGTGCAATCCAGCTACTGAGAGTTGGGTTGTCTTGCCGCACTCAGGCTCCGGTGGCAAGTTCCGCGCTGCTTGGTTGGGTTTCGATCCTGCTGTTTCCTCGCACTTCCATGTCTTTGAATTTGTGGACAAGTACCGTGGATTAGTGGCAGGGATGGAGATCTACTCGTCCCAAACTGGATCATGGAGTTACAAGGAAAGTCAATGGAACTTCCGTACTAGCATACTTGGTGATGAAAGTGGTTTATTTTTCAACGGTCTTCTGCATCTCGTCATTGCTCAGTTTGCGATAGTGGCTGTAGACGTGGAGGGGGAGAAATGGTGGATGACCACGTCGCCAGAACATGTGAATCCTATGTTTGGTTGGGATCCTGGTTTTGTTGGTCGATACCAAGACCGCTTGTGCTATATAAATCAGGATGATTATGATAATTACATGTCAATCTGGGTTCTTGAGAACTATGCTACAGAGGACTGGATATTGAAGCATCGCGTCAGCATTCGACGGCTGACTGAAAAGATAATTACTCCACCCAGTAACTACCATGTCATTACAATTCATCCAGATTGCAATTGGATTCTCTATGCTGCTGGCTGGGACCAAACTTTAATGGCATATGATGTTGATCATGAGGAAGTGCATGTCATACGAAATCTCGGGTCAGACTCCTCAGTGCCATATATTCCATATGTTCCGCTGTACTCAGGATCATTGACAGATGGGCACTGA